One genomic segment of Suricata suricatta isolate VVHF042 chromosome 16, meerkat_22Aug2017_6uvM2_HiC, whole genome shotgun sequence includes these proteins:
- the FOXA3 gene encoding hepatocyte nuclear factor 3-gamma translates to MLGSVKMEAHDLAEWSYYPEAGEVYSPVTPVPTMAPLNSYMTLNPLSSPYPPGGLPASPLPSGPLAPPAPAAPLGPTFPGLGAGTGGGGSSGYGGPGPGLVHGKEMPKGYRRPLAHAKPPYSYISLITMAIQQAPGKMLTLSEIYQWIMDLFPYYRENQQRWQNSIRHSLSFNDCFVKVARSPDKPGKGSYWALHPSSGNMFENGCYLRRQKRFKLEEKVKKGAGGTSAPRSSAGSAASAATTAATVTSPPQPQLPPPEPEAPGGEDVGALDCGSPPSSTPYFTGLELPGELKLDAPYNFNHPFSINNLMSEQTPAPPKLDVGFGGYGAEGGEPGVYYQGVYSRSLLNAS, encoded by the exons ATGCTGGGCTCGGTGAAGATGGAGGCCCATGACCTGGCCGAGTGGAGCTACTACCCGGAGGCGGGCGAG gTGTACTCACCGGTGACCCCAGTGCCCACTATGGCTCCCCTCAACTCCTACATGACCCTGAACCCTCTGAGCTCTCCCTACCCCCCCGGGGGGCTCCCTGCCTCTCCACTGCCCTCAGGACCCCTGGCGCCCCCAGCCCCCGCAGCACCCCTGGGGCCCACCTTCCCAGGCCTGGGTGCCGGTACCGGCGGTGGTGGAAGCTCAGGGTATGGGGGCCCGGGCCCAGGGCTGGTGCATGGGAAGGAGATGCCAAAAGGCTACCGGCGGCCACTGGCCCATGCCAAGCCGCCATATTCCTACATCTCGCTCATCACCATGGCCATCCAGCAGGCACCGGGCAAGATGCTGACCCTGAGCGAGATCTACCAGTGGATCATGGACCTCTTCCCTTACTACCGGGAGAACCAGCAGCGCTGGCAGAACTCCATCCGCCACTCCCTGTCTTTCAACGACTGCTTTGTCAAGGTGGCGCGCTCCCCAGACAAGCCAGGCAAGGGCTCCTACTGGGCCCTGCACCCCAGCTCAGGGAACATGTTTGAGAATGGCTGCTACCTGCGCCGCCAGAAGCGCTTCAAGCTGGAGGAGAAGGTGAAGAAGGGGGCTGGCGGGACGTCCGCCCCGAGGAGCAGCGCAGGCTCTGCCGCCTCAGCCGCCACCACTGCTGCCACGGTCACCtcgcccccccagccccagctgccacCGCCTGAGCCCGAGGCCCCGGGTGGGGAAGACGTGGGGGCTCTGGACTGTGGCTCACCCCCTTCCTCCACGCCCTATTTCACTGGCCTGGAGCTCCCAggggagctgaagctggatgctcccTACAACTTCAACCACCCTTTCTCCATCAACAACCTGATGTCGGAACAGACACCAGCACCTCCTAAACTGGACGTGGGGTTTGGGGGCTacggggcagagggtggggagcctggggtcTACTACCAGGGGGTCTACTCCCGCTCTCTGCTTAACGCATCCTAG